The Theropithecus gelada isolate Dixy chromosome 11, Tgel_1.0, whole genome shotgun sequence genome includes a region encoding these proteins:
- the KRT2 gene encoding keratin, type II cytoskeletal 2 epidermal isoform X2, translating into MSCQISCKSRGRGGGGGGFRGFSSGSAVVSGGSRRSTSSFSCLSRHGGGGQGFGGGGFGSRSLVGLGGTKSISISVAGGGGGFGAGGGFGGRGGGFGGGSGFGGSSGFGGGSGFGGGSGFGGGGFGGGGFGGGRFGGFGGPGGVGGFGGPGGFGPGGYPGGGIHEVSINQSLLQPLNVKVDPEIQNVKAQEREQIKTLNNKFASFIDKVRFLEQQNQVLQTKWELLQQMNVGTRTINLEPIFQGYINNLKRYLDGLTAERTSQNSELNNMQDLVEDYKKKYEDEINKRTAAENDFVTLKKDVDNAYMIKVELQSKVDLLNQDLEFLKVLYDAEISQMHQSVTDTNVILSMDNSRHLDLDSIIAEVKAQYEEIAQRSKDEAEALYHSKYEELQVTAGKHGDSLKEIKIEISELNRVIQRLQGEIAHVKKQCKNVQDAIADAEQRGEHALKDARNKLNDLEEALQQAKEDLARLLRDYQELMNVKLALDVEIATYRKLLEGEECRMSGDLSSNVTVTISSNVASKAGFGGSGGRGSSSGGGYSSGSGSYGSGGRGSGTRSGGGGGSVSGGGYGSGGGSGGRYGSGGGSGSGGGYGSGGGKHSSGGGSRGGSSSGGGYGSGGGGSSSVKSSSGEAFGSSVTFSFR; encoded by the exons ATGAGTTGTCAGATCTCTTGCAAATCtcgaggaagaggaggaggtggaggaggattCCGGGGCTTCAGCAGCGGCTCAGCTGTGGTGTCTGGTGGAAGCCGGAGATCAACTTCCAGCTTCTCCTGCTTGAGCCGCCATGGTGGTGGTGGCCAGGGCTTCGGTGGAGGCGGCTTTGGCAGTCGGAGTCTTGTTGGCCTTGGAGGGACCAAGAGCATCTCCATTAGTgtggctggaggaggtggtggctTTGGCGCCGGTGGTGGATTTGGTGGCAGAGGAGGTGGTTTTGGAGGCGGCAGCGGCTTTGGAGGCAGCAGCGGCTTTGGAGGCGGCAGCGGTTTTGGAGGCGGCAGTGGCTTCGGAGGTGGTGGTTTTGGTGGAGGCGGCTTTGGTGGAGGCCGCTTTGGAGGTTTTGGGGGCCCTGGTGGTGTTGGAGGTTTTGGGGGTCCTGGTGGCTTCGGGCCTGGAGGATACCCTGGTGGTGGCATCCACGAAGTCTCTATCAACCAGAGCCTCCTGCAGCCTCTCAACGTGAAAGTTGACCCAGAGATCCAGAATGTGAAGGCCCAGGAGAGGGAGCAGATCAAAACTCTCAACAACAAATTTGCCTCCTTCATTGACAAG GTGCGGTTCTTGGAGCAGCAGAACCAGGTGTTACAGACCAAATGGGAGCTTCTACAACAAATGAATGTTGGCACCCGCACCATCAACCTGGAGCCCATCTTCCAGGGGTATATCAACAACCTCAAGAGATATCTGGATGGGCTCACTGCAGAAAGAACATCACAGAATTCAGAGCTGAACAACATGCAGGATCTTGTGGAGGATTATAAGAAGAA GTATGAGGATGAAATCAATAAGCGCACAGCTGCTGAGAATGATTTTGTGACACTTAAGAAG GACGTGGACAATGCCTACATGATAAAGGTGGAGCTGCAGTCCAAGGTGGACCTGCTGAACCAGGATCTTGAGTTCCTGAAAGTTCTCTACGATGCG GAGATATCCCAGATGCATCAGAGTGTCACTGACACCAACGTCATCCTCTCCATGGACAACAGCCGCCACCTGGACCTGGATAGCATCATTGCTGAGGTCAAGGCCCAGTATGAGGAGATCGCTCAGAGGAGCAAGGATGAAGCAGAGGCCCTGTACCACAGCAAG TATGAGGAGCTCCAGGTGACTGCCGGGAAACATGGAGACAGCCTGAAAGAGATCAAGATAGAGATCAGCGAGCTGAACCGCGTGATCCAGAGGCTGCAGGGGGAGATCGCACATGTGAAGAAGCAG TGTAAGAATGTGCAAGATGCCATCGCAGATGCCGAGCAGCGTGGTGAGCATGCCCTCAAGGATGCCAGGAACAAGCTGAATGACCTGGAGGAGGCCCTGCAGCAGGCCAAGGAGGACCTGGCACGGCTGCTGCGTGACTACCAGGAGCTGATGAATGTGAAGCTGGCCCTGGATGTGGAGATTGCCACCTACCGCAAGCTGCTAGAGGGCGAGGAGTGCAG GATGTCTGGAGACCTCAGCAGCAATGTGACTGT CACCATTTCATCAAATGTGGCATCCAAGGCTGGCTTTGGAGGTTCTGGAGGTAGAGGGTCCAGTTCTGGAGGAGGATATAGCTCTGGAAGTGGCAGTTATGGCTCTGGAGGCCGAGGGTCTGGCACCAGAAGCGGTGGTGGAGGAGGCTCTGTCTCTGGAGGAGGATACGGCTCTGGCGGTGGTTCTGGAGGAAGATACGGATCTGGAGGTGGCTCTGGCTCTGGAGGAGGATATGGCTCTGGAGGTGGAAAACACAGCTCTGGAGGTGGCTCTAGAGGAGGCTCCAGCTCTGGAGGAGGATATGGCTCTGGAGGGGGAGGTTCCAGTTCTGTAAAGAGTAGCTCAGGTGAAGCTTTTGGTTCCAGCGTGACCTTCTCTTTTAGATAA
- the KRT2 gene encoding keratin, type II cytoskeletal 2 epidermal isoform X3 — protein sequence MSCQISCKSRGRGGGGGGFRGFSSGSAVVSGGSRRSTSSFSCLSRHGGGGQGFGGGGFGSRSLVGLGGTKSISISVAGGGGGFGAGGGFGGRGGGFGGGSGFGGGSGFGGGGFGGGGFGGGRFGGFGGPGGVGGFGGPGGFGPGGYPGGGIHEVSINQSLLQPLNVKVDPEIQNVKAQEREQIKTLNNKFASFIDKVRFLEQQNQVLQTKWELLQQMNVGTRTINLEPIFQGYINNLKRYLDGLTAERTSQNSELNNMQDLVEDYKKKYEDEINKRTAAENDFVTLKKDVDNAYMIKVELQSKVDLLNQDLEFLKVLYDAEISQMHQSVTDTNVILSMDNSRHLDLDSIIAEVKAQYEEIAQRSKDEAEALYHSKYEELQVTAGKHGDSLKEIKIEISELNRVIQRLQGEIAHVKKQCKNVQDAIADAEQRGEHALKDARNKLNDLEEALQQAKEDLARLLRDYQELMNVKLALDVEIATYRKLLEGEECRMSGDLSSNVTVSVTSSTISSNVASKAGFGGSGGRGSSSGGGYSSGSGSYGSGGRGSGTRSGGGGGSVSGGGYGSGGGSGGRYGSGGGSGSGGGYGSGGGKHSSGGGSRGGSSSGGGYGSGGGGSSSVKSSSGEAFGSSVTFSFR from the exons ATGAGTTGTCAGATCTCTTGCAAATCtcgaggaagaggaggaggtggaggaggattCCGGGGCTTCAGCAGCGGCTCAGCTGTGGTGTCTGGTGGAAGCCGGAGATCAACTTCCAGCTTCTCCTGCTTGAGCCGCCATGGTGGTGGTGGCCAGGGCTTCGGTGGAGGCGGCTTTGGCAGTCGGAGTCTTGTTGGCCTTGGAGGGACCAAGAGCATCTCCATTAGTgtggctggaggaggtggtggctTTGGCGCCGGTGGTGGATTTGGTGGCAGAGGAGGTGGTTTTGGAGGCGGCAGCGGCTTTGGAG GCGGCAGTGGCTTCGGAGGTGGTGGTTTTGGTGGAGGCGGCTTTGGTGGAGGCCGCTTTGGAGGTTTTGGGGGCCCTGGTGGTGTTGGAGGTTTTGGGGGTCCTGGTGGCTTCGGGCCTGGAGGATACCCTGGTGGTGGCATCCACGAAGTCTCTATCAACCAGAGCCTCCTGCAGCCTCTCAACGTGAAAGTTGACCCAGAGATCCAGAATGTGAAGGCCCAGGAGAGGGAGCAGATCAAAACTCTCAACAACAAATTTGCCTCCTTCATTGACAAG GTGCGGTTCTTGGAGCAGCAGAACCAGGTGTTACAGACCAAATGGGAGCTTCTACAACAAATGAATGTTGGCACCCGCACCATCAACCTGGAGCCCATCTTCCAGGGGTATATCAACAACCTCAAGAGATATCTGGATGGGCTCACTGCAGAAAGAACATCACAGAATTCAGAGCTGAACAACATGCAGGATCTTGTGGAGGATTATAAGAAGAA GTATGAGGATGAAATCAATAAGCGCACAGCTGCTGAGAATGATTTTGTGACACTTAAGAAG GACGTGGACAATGCCTACATGATAAAGGTGGAGCTGCAGTCCAAGGTGGACCTGCTGAACCAGGATCTTGAGTTCCTGAAAGTTCTCTACGATGCG GAGATATCCCAGATGCATCAGAGTGTCACTGACACCAACGTCATCCTCTCCATGGACAACAGCCGCCACCTGGACCTGGATAGCATCATTGCTGAGGTCAAGGCCCAGTATGAGGAGATCGCTCAGAGGAGCAAGGATGAAGCAGAGGCCCTGTACCACAGCAAG TATGAGGAGCTCCAGGTGACTGCCGGGAAACATGGAGACAGCCTGAAAGAGATCAAGATAGAGATCAGCGAGCTGAACCGCGTGATCCAGAGGCTGCAGGGGGAGATCGCACATGTGAAGAAGCAG TGTAAGAATGTGCAAGATGCCATCGCAGATGCCGAGCAGCGTGGTGAGCATGCCCTCAAGGATGCCAGGAACAAGCTGAATGACCTGGAGGAGGCCCTGCAGCAGGCCAAGGAGGACCTGGCACGGCTGCTGCGTGACTACCAGGAGCTGATGAATGTGAAGCTGGCCCTGGATGTGGAGATTGCCACCTACCGCAAGCTGCTAGAGGGCGAGGAGTGCAG GATGTCTGGAGACCTCAGCAGCAATGTGACTGTGT CTGTGACAAGCAGCACCATTTCATCAAATGTGGCATCCAAGGCTGGCTTTGGAGGTTCTGGAGGTAGAGGGTCCAGTTCTGGAGGAGGATATAGCTCTGGAAGTGGCAGTTATGGCTCTGGAGGCCGAGGGTCTGGCACCAGAAGCGGTGGTGGAGGAGGCTCTGTCTCTGGAGGAGGATACGGCTCTGGCGGTGGTTCTGGAGGAAGATACGGATCTGGAGGTGGCTCTGGCTCTGGAGGAGGATATGGCTCTGGAGGTGGAAAACACAGCTCTGGAGGTGGCTCTAGAGGAGGCTCCAGCTCTGGAGGAGGATATGGCTCTGGAGGGGGAGGTTCCAGTTCTGTAAAGAGTAGCTCAGGTGAAGCTTTTGGTTCCAGCGTGACCTTCTCTTTTAGATAA
- the KRT2 gene encoding keratin, type II cytoskeletal 2 epidermal isoform X5 yields the protein MSCQISCKSRGRGGGGGGFRGFSSGSAVVSGGSRRSTSSFSCLSRHGGGGQGFGGGGFGSRSLVGLGGTKSISISVAGGGGGFGAGGGFGGRGGGFGGGSGFGGSSGFGGGSGFGGGSGFGGGGFGGGGFGGGRFGGFGGPGGVGGFGGPGGFGPGGYPGGGIHEVSINQSLLQPLNVKVDPEIQNVKAQEREQIKTLNNKFASFIDKVRFLEQQNQVLQTKWELLQQMNVGTRTINLEPIFQGYINNLKRYLDGLTAERTSQNSELNNMQDLVEDYKKKYEDEINKRTAAENDFVTLKKDVDNAYMIKVELQSKVDLLNQDLEFLKVLYDAEISQMHQSVTDTNVILSMDNSRHLDLDSIIAEVKAQYEEIAQRSKDEAEALYHSKYEELQVTAGKHGDSLKEIKIEISELNRVIQRLQGEIAHVKKQCKNVQDAIADAEQRGEHALKDARNKLNDLEEALQQAKEDLARLLRDYQELMNVKLALDVEIATYRKLLEGEECRMSGDLSSNVTVSTISSNVASKAGFGGSGGRGGGGGGSVSGGGYGSGGGSGGRYGSGGGSGSGGGYGSGGGKHSSGGGSRGGSSSGGGYGSGGGGSSSVKSSSGEAFGSSVTFSFR from the exons ATGAGTTGTCAGATCTCTTGCAAATCtcgaggaagaggaggaggtggaggaggattCCGGGGCTTCAGCAGCGGCTCAGCTGTGGTGTCTGGTGGAAGCCGGAGATCAACTTCCAGCTTCTCCTGCTTGAGCCGCCATGGTGGTGGTGGCCAGGGCTTCGGTGGAGGCGGCTTTGGCAGTCGGAGTCTTGTTGGCCTTGGAGGGACCAAGAGCATCTCCATTAGTgtggctggaggaggtggtggctTTGGCGCCGGTGGTGGATTTGGTGGCAGAGGAGGTGGTTTTGGAGGCGGCAGCGGCTTTGGAGGCAGCAGCGGCTTTGGAGGCGGCAGCGGTTTTGGAGGCGGCAGTGGCTTCGGAGGTGGTGGTTTTGGTGGAGGCGGCTTTGGTGGAGGCCGCTTTGGAGGTTTTGGGGGCCCTGGTGGTGTTGGAGGTTTTGGGGGTCCTGGTGGCTTCGGGCCTGGAGGATACCCTGGTGGTGGCATCCACGAAGTCTCTATCAACCAGAGCCTCCTGCAGCCTCTCAACGTGAAAGTTGACCCAGAGATCCAGAATGTGAAGGCCCAGGAGAGGGAGCAGATCAAAACTCTCAACAACAAATTTGCCTCCTTCATTGACAAG GTGCGGTTCTTGGAGCAGCAGAACCAGGTGTTACAGACCAAATGGGAGCTTCTACAACAAATGAATGTTGGCACCCGCACCATCAACCTGGAGCCCATCTTCCAGGGGTATATCAACAACCTCAAGAGATATCTGGATGGGCTCACTGCAGAAAGAACATCACAGAATTCAGAGCTGAACAACATGCAGGATCTTGTGGAGGATTATAAGAAGAA GTATGAGGATGAAATCAATAAGCGCACAGCTGCTGAGAATGATTTTGTGACACTTAAGAAG GACGTGGACAATGCCTACATGATAAAGGTGGAGCTGCAGTCCAAGGTGGACCTGCTGAACCAGGATCTTGAGTTCCTGAAAGTTCTCTACGATGCG GAGATATCCCAGATGCATCAGAGTGTCACTGACACCAACGTCATCCTCTCCATGGACAACAGCCGCCACCTGGACCTGGATAGCATCATTGCTGAGGTCAAGGCCCAGTATGAGGAGATCGCTCAGAGGAGCAAGGATGAAGCAGAGGCCCTGTACCACAGCAAG TATGAGGAGCTCCAGGTGACTGCCGGGAAACATGGAGACAGCCTGAAAGAGATCAAGATAGAGATCAGCGAGCTGAACCGCGTGATCCAGAGGCTGCAGGGGGAGATCGCACATGTGAAGAAGCAG TGTAAGAATGTGCAAGATGCCATCGCAGATGCCGAGCAGCGTGGTGAGCATGCCCTCAAGGATGCCAGGAACAAGCTGAATGACCTGGAGGAGGCCCTGCAGCAGGCCAAGGAGGACCTGGCACGGCTGCTGCGTGACTACCAGGAGCTGATGAATGTGAAGCTGGCCCTGGATGTGGAGATTGCCACCTACCGCAAGCTGCTAGAGGGCGAGGAGTGCAG GATGTCTGGAGACCTCAGCAGCAATGTGACTGT CAGCACCATTTCATCAAATGTGGCATCCAAGGCTGGCTTTGGAGGTTCTGGAGGTAGAGG CGGTGGTGGAGGAGGCTCTGTCTCTGGAGGAGGATACGGCTCTGGCGGTGGTTCTGGAGGAAGATACGGATCTGGAGGTGGCTCTGGCTCTGGAGGAGGATATGGCTCTGGAGGTGGAAAACACAGCTCTGGAGGTGGCTCTAGAGGAGGCTCCAGCTCTGGAGGAGGATATGGCTCTGGAGGGGGAGGTTCCAGTTCTGTAAAGAGTAGCTCAGGTGAAGCTTTTGGTTCCAGCGTGACCTTCTCTTTTAGATAA
- the KRT2 gene encoding keratin, type II cytoskeletal 2 epidermal isoform X4: MSCQISCKSRGRGGGGGGFRGFSSGSAVVSGGSRRSTSSFSCLSRHGGGGQGFGGGGFGSRSLVGLGGTKSISISVAGGGGGFGAGGGFGGRGGGFGGGSGFGGGSGFGGGGFGGGGFGGGRFGGFGGPGGVGGFGGPGGFGPGGYPGGGIHEVSINQSLLQPLNVKVDPEIQNVKAQEREQIKTLNNKFASFIDKVRFLEQQNQVLQTKWELLQQMNVGTRTINLEPIFQGYINNLKRYLDGLTAERTSQNSELNNMQDLVEDYKKKYEDEINKRTAAENDFVTLKKDVDNAYMIKVELQSKVDLLNQDLEFLKVLYDAEISQMHQSVTDTNVILSMDNSRHLDLDSIIAEVKAQYEEIAQRSKDEAEALYHSKYEELQVTAGKHGDSLKEIKIEISELNRVIQRLQGEIAHVKKQCKNVQDAIADAEQRGEHALKDARNKLNDLEEALQQAKEDLARLLRDYQELMNVKLALDVEIATYRKLLEGEECRMSGDLSSNVTVSVTSSTISSNVASKAGFGGSGGRGSSSGGGYSSGSGSYGSGGRGSGTRSGGGGGSVSGGGYGSGGGSGGRYGSGGGSGSGGGYGSGGGKHSSGGGSRGGSSSGGGYGSGGGGSSSVKSSSGEAFGSSVTFSFR; the protein is encoded by the exons ATGAGTTGTCAGATCTCTTGCAAATCtcgaggaagaggaggaggtggaggaggattCCGGGGCTTCAGCAGCGGCTCAGCTGTGGTGTCTGGTGGAAGCCGGAGATCAACTTCCAGCTTCTCCTGCTTGAGCCGCCATGGTGGTGGTGGCCAGGGCTTCGGTGGAGGCGGCTTTGGCAGTCGGAGTCTTGTTGGCCTTGGAGGGACCAAGAGCATCTCCATTAGTgtggctggaggaggtggtggctTTGGCGCCGGTGGTGGATTTGGTGGCAGAGGAGGTGGTTTTGGAG GCGGCAGCGGTTTTGGAGGCGGCAGTGGCTTCGGAGGTGGTGGTTTTGGTGGAGGCGGCTTTGGTGGAGGCCGCTTTGGAGGTTTTGGGGGCCCTGGTGGTGTTGGAGGTTTTGGGGGTCCTGGTGGCTTCGGGCCTGGAGGATACCCTGGTGGTGGCATCCACGAAGTCTCTATCAACCAGAGCCTCCTGCAGCCTCTCAACGTGAAAGTTGACCCAGAGATCCAGAATGTGAAGGCCCAGGAGAGGGAGCAGATCAAAACTCTCAACAACAAATTTGCCTCCTTCATTGACAAG GTGCGGTTCTTGGAGCAGCAGAACCAGGTGTTACAGACCAAATGGGAGCTTCTACAACAAATGAATGTTGGCACCCGCACCATCAACCTGGAGCCCATCTTCCAGGGGTATATCAACAACCTCAAGAGATATCTGGATGGGCTCACTGCAGAAAGAACATCACAGAATTCAGAGCTGAACAACATGCAGGATCTTGTGGAGGATTATAAGAAGAA GTATGAGGATGAAATCAATAAGCGCACAGCTGCTGAGAATGATTTTGTGACACTTAAGAAG GACGTGGACAATGCCTACATGATAAAGGTGGAGCTGCAGTCCAAGGTGGACCTGCTGAACCAGGATCTTGAGTTCCTGAAAGTTCTCTACGATGCG GAGATATCCCAGATGCATCAGAGTGTCACTGACACCAACGTCATCCTCTCCATGGACAACAGCCGCCACCTGGACCTGGATAGCATCATTGCTGAGGTCAAGGCCCAGTATGAGGAGATCGCTCAGAGGAGCAAGGATGAAGCAGAGGCCCTGTACCACAGCAAG TATGAGGAGCTCCAGGTGACTGCCGGGAAACATGGAGACAGCCTGAAAGAGATCAAGATAGAGATCAGCGAGCTGAACCGCGTGATCCAGAGGCTGCAGGGGGAGATCGCACATGTGAAGAAGCAG TGTAAGAATGTGCAAGATGCCATCGCAGATGCCGAGCAGCGTGGTGAGCATGCCCTCAAGGATGCCAGGAACAAGCTGAATGACCTGGAGGAGGCCCTGCAGCAGGCCAAGGAGGACCTGGCACGGCTGCTGCGTGACTACCAGGAGCTGATGAATGTGAAGCTGGCCCTGGATGTGGAGATTGCCACCTACCGCAAGCTGCTAGAGGGCGAGGAGTGCAG GATGTCTGGAGACCTCAGCAGCAATGTGACTGTGT CTGTGACAAGCAGCACCATTTCATCAAATGTGGCATCCAAGGCTGGCTTTGGAGGTTCTGGAGGTAGAGGGTCCAGTTCTGGAGGAGGATATAGCTCTGGAAGTGGCAGTTATGGCTCTGGAGGCCGAGGGTCTGGCACCAGAAGCGGTGGTGGAGGAGGCTCTGTCTCTGGAGGAGGATACGGCTCTGGCGGTGGTTCTGGAGGAAGATACGGATCTGGAGGTGGCTCTGGCTCTGGAGGAGGATATGGCTCTGGAGGTGGAAAACACAGCTCTGGAGGTGGCTCTAGAGGAGGCTCCAGCTCTGGAGGAGGATATGGCTCTGGAGGGGGAGGTTCCAGTTCTGTAAAGAGTAGCTCAGGTGAAGCTTTTGGTTCCAGCGTGACCTTCTCTTTTAGATAA
- the KRT2 gene encoding keratin, type II cytoskeletal 2 epidermal isoform X1 yields MSCQISCKSRGRGGGGGGFRGFSSGSAVVSGGSRRSTSSFSCLSRHGGGGQGFGGGGFGSRSLVGLGGTKSISISVAGGGGGFGAGGGFGGRGGGFGGGSGFGGSSGFGGGSGFGGGSGFGGGGFGGGGFGGGRFGGFGGPGGVGGFGGPGGFGPGGYPGGGIHEVSINQSLLQPLNVKVDPEIQNVKAQEREQIKTLNNKFASFIDKVRFLEQQNQVLQTKWELLQQMNVGTRTINLEPIFQGYINNLKRYLDGLTAERTSQNSELNNMQDLVEDYKKKYEDEINKRTAAENDFVTLKKDVDNAYMIKVELQSKVDLLNQDLEFLKVLYDAEISQMHQSVTDTNVILSMDNSRHLDLDSIIAEVKAQYEEIAQRSKDEAEALYHSKYEELQVTAGKHGDSLKEIKIEISELNRVIQRLQGEIAHVKKQCKNVQDAIADAEQRGEHALKDARNKLNDLEEALQQAKEDLARLLRDYQELMNVKLALDVEIATYRKLLEGEECRMSGDLSSNVTVSVTSSTISSNVASKAGFGGSGGRGSSSGGGYSSGSGSYGSGGRGSGTRSGGGGGSVSGGGYGSGGGSGGRYGSGGGSGSGGGYGSGGGKHSSGGGSRGGSSSGGGYGSGGGGSSSVKSSSGEAFGSSVTFSFR; encoded by the exons ATGAGTTGTCAGATCTCTTGCAAATCtcgaggaagaggaggaggtggaggaggattCCGGGGCTTCAGCAGCGGCTCAGCTGTGGTGTCTGGTGGAAGCCGGAGATCAACTTCCAGCTTCTCCTGCTTGAGCCGCCATGGTGGTGGTGGCCAGGGCTTCGGTGGAGGCGGCTTTGGCAGTCGGAGTCTTGTTGGCCTTGGAGGGACCAAGAGCATCTCCATTAGTgtggctggaggaggtggtggctTTGGCGCCGGTGGTGGATTTGGTGGCAGAGGAGGTGGTTTTGGAGGCGGCAGCGGCTTTGGAGGCAGCAGCGGCTTTGGAGGCGGCAGCGGTTTTGGAGGCGGCAGTGGCTTCGGAGGTGGTGGTTTTGGTGGAGGCGGCTTTGGTGGAGGCCGCTTTGGAGGTTTTGGGGGCCCTGGTGGTGTTGGAGGTTTTGGGGGTCCTGGTGGCTTCGGGCCTGGAGGATACCCTGGTGGTGGCATCCACGAAGTCTCTATCAACCAGAGCCTCCTGCAGCCTCTCAACGTGAAAGTTGACCCAGAGATCCAGAATGTGAAGGCCCAGGAGAGGGAGCAGATCAAAACTCTCAACAACAAATTTGCCTCCTTCATTGACAAG GTGCGGTTCTTGGAGCAGCAGAACCAGGTGTTACAGACCAAATGGGAGCTTCTACAACAAATGAATGTTGGCACCCGCACCATCAACCTGGAGCCCATCTTCCAGGGGTATATCAACAACCTCAAGAGATATCTGGATGGGCTCACTGCAGAAAGAACATCACAGAATTCAGAGCTGAACAACATGCAGGATCTTGTGGAGGATTATAAGAAGAA GTATGAGGATGAAATCAATAAGCGCACAGCTGCTGAGAATGATTTTGTGACACTTAAGAAG GACGTGGACAATGCCTACATGATAAAGGTGGAGCTGCAGTCCAAGGTGGACCTGCTGAACCAGGATCTTGAGTTCCTGAAAGTTCTCTACGATGCG GAGATATCCCAGATGCATCAGAGTGTCACTGACACCAACGTCATCCTCTCCATGGACAACAGCCGCCACCTGGACCTGGATAGCATCATTGCTGAGGTCAAGGCCCAGTATGAGGAGATCGCTCAGAGGAGCAAGGATGAAGCAGAGGCCCTGTACCACAGCAAG TATGAGGAGCTCCAGGTGACTGCCGGGAAACATGGAGACAGCCTGAAAGAGATCAAGATAGAGATCAGCGAGCTGAACCGCGTGATCCAGAGGCTGCAGGGGGAGATCGCACATGTGAAGAAGCAG TGTAAGAATGTGCAAGATGCCATCGCAGATGCCGAGCAGCGTGGTGAGCATGCCCTCAAGGATGCCAGGAACAAGCTGAATGACCTGGAGGAGGCCCTGCAGCAGGCCAAGGAGGACCTGGCACGGCTGCTGCGTGACTACCAGGAGCTGATGAATGTGAAGCTGGCCCTGGATGTGGAGATTGCCACCTACCGCAAGCTGCTAGAGGGCGAGGAGTGCAG GATGTCTGGAGACCTCAGCAGCAATGTGACTGTGT CTGTGACAAGCAGCACCATTTCATCAAATGTGGCATCCAAGGCTGGCTTTGGAGGTTCTGGAGGTAGAGGGTCCAGTTCTGGAGGAGGATATAGCTCTGGAAGTGGCAGTTATGGCTCTGGAGGCCGAGGGTCTGGCACCAGAAGCGGTGGTGGAGGAGGCTCTGTCTCTGGAGGAGGATACGGCTCTGGCGGTGGTTCTGGAGGAAGATACGGATCTGGAGGTGGCTCTGGCTCTGGAGGAGGATATGGCTCTGGAGGTGGAAAACACAGCTCTGGAGGTGGCTCTAGAGGAGGCTCCAGCTCTGGAGGAGGATATGGCTCTGGAGGGGGAGGTTCCAGTTCTGTAAAGAGTAGCTCAGGTGAAGCTTTTGGTTCCAGCGTGACCTTCTCTTTTAGATAA